The uncultured Trichococcus sp. DNA window TATTGCGATTAACGAATCAGTACAACTGGACAAGACAACAGTCGCCGGCATTATGGACGTTCCCGCCTTTTACCTGGGCGTTGGAAAATTCGACAAAGTGGAGCATAACAATTTCATTAACACGCGGATCAAGTCGATCGCAGAAACCTTGCAACAAGAACTAACGATGAAAACTCTATACAGCCCGGACCTTTATTGGAAATTCAACTCCCGGTCGCTGTATGCGTATGACATCAAAGAGTTGACTGAAATCGGCATGAATATGTACAAGATGGGTCTTATGGACGGAAATGAAGCGCGCGATCTCGGCGGATTCGGACCGAAGCCAGGACTGGATGAACTGGTCATTCTGGAAAACTACATTCCGAAAGGCATGATCGGAGATCAAGGGAAATTGAAACAAGGTGGTGAAACAGAAGATGGAGAATAGGTTAGGTATGACGCACACGCGGACTTTCCACACGGAGTTAGAAACACGCGAAGAGCAAGACGGCGTCTCCGAAAAAGTAATTGAGGGCTACTTCTCGGTGTTTAACAACGAAACCGAATTGTGGCCAGGGGCATACGAATCAATCGCAACAGGCGCATTCGATGGGACGATCAGCAATGACATCCGCGCTCTGATCAATCACGATGCACGTTTGGTGCTCGGGCGAAACAAATCCGGAACGCTGGATTTGAGGATCGATAGCCGAGGCTTGTGGGGCACTGTCAAGGTAAACGAAAAAGATGTGGATGCAATGAACCTATACGAGCGCGTGAAACGCGGGGACGTGGATCAATGTTCATTCGGTTTTAATATTCTGGCAGAAGAAACGGAGTTCCGGGATGATGGGTCGATTAAATGGATCATTAAAGAAATCGATCTCCATGAGGTTTCCGTCGTTACGTTCCCAGCTTATGAAGAAACAGGTGTGCAGGCACGGCATAAAGATTTAGAGCAGATGAAGCAGCGTATGAAAGAAGAGAAAAAACTCAGATTAAGGGAGAGGTTAGAAAATGTTAAAACAACTAATGCTACGTAAAAAGATAAATTCGGCAAGAGCAGCGCTTGAGGAGTATTTAAAAGCGGATAACTTCGAAAAACGCAGCACTGATCTGGAAACGGCTATCACGGAGGCTGAAACGGATGAAGAAATCGCAGCTGTAGAAGATGAAATCAAACAGTTGGATGAAGAGAAGACGGCTTTCGAAGAAAAGAAATCTTCCTTGGAGGAGGAAGTTCGAAAATTGGAAGGCGAATTAAAAGAGCTGGACGACAATCAACCGAAACCAGGCGAAGGCACTGAAGGACGTTCCAAAGAAAATAAAGGCCAAATCAGAGGGGGACAAACAAACATGTTAACAAGATACAAAGCATTCAAAGGTATGCAACGTGCGCAAGTGGAGGAATTGATC harbors:
- a CDS encoding HK97 family phage prohead protease, translating into MENRLGMTHTRTFHTELETREEQDGVSEKVIEGYFSVFNNETELWPGAYESIATGAFDGTISNDIRALINHDARLVLGRNKSGTLDLRIDSRGLWGTVKVNEKDVDAMNLYERVKRGDVDQCSFGFNILAEETEFRDDGSIKWIIKEIDLHEVSVVTFPAYEETGVQARHKDLEQMKQRMKEEKKLRLRERLENVKTTNAT